The DNA segment TCAATAAGTTCTCACGTTCTAATCTAAATCACTTTCTAAAACAGAAGCGATCGCTTTCTTGGTGGTAGTTTGAAATTCCTTCACGCTAACTCGGTTCAGGAACCAAATCGACACTATCATTCCCACAGCTTCCAGAACGAACACAAACCCATAAGCTAATTCTAAAGTTGGTAAAAATCTTTTCCCTATATCCAAGGCTGCACCACCTGTGACTACAGCCGTTCCCCTAGCGAAAGCCTGCGCCAGTCCCCAAGCCCCAATAAATGTGCCTGCGGCTTCTGCAACTGTCAAATCCAGCATCAAGCTAATTGCGCCTGTAGTTAAAAAACCGGCGGCTAAACCAAACAATACCAAACCGAACTTTAAGAAGGCGGGATTAGCCGAGAATCCTGACGCACCCAACAATAATGCTGCGAATGCGACCAGCACACAGCCCAGACGTGTAGTGCGACGCTTACCCAAACGGGGGACGACAAAAAAGCCAGCTACACCATAGGCAATCAAAATACCCGTACCATAAAAAGCATTCAGTCGGGTACTCTGTGCTATGGACATCTTAAACACTTCACCGGCATAAGGTTCTACCACTGCGTCTTGCATAAATAAACTGATGGTCATCACTACTAAAAAAGTGAAGAACAACACAGTTTGGGGACTAGCGGTCAAAATTTTCCAAGCCGAACCCAATGTAATGCTATCTTCTCGGTTTACCAGAGTGGAACGCTGGCTATAAAGAGAATATTTTTTCTCTACACCAAGCGTTGCTACAATTGACAGCCCAAATACAATAGTTGGCACAATCATAAATAGATTGTTAACTGCTGGTTGGAAATTTACCGTAGTTTCTTCTGACGGTAATATAGTGCCAGAGATAATTGCCCCAACAATAATTCCCACCATCAACATTGACCAAACTACACCAACCACTTGAGAACGGTTATCTTCTTGAGAGATATCCACTAACAAAGCAGCAAAAGGTGTACTACTAGCACAAATTGCTAGACCGTATACGGCAAAAACTAAAGCCAGAACAGCCATCCAGCCGATAGTTTGCGTAGTCCACACCCAACCAGTAGAGCT comes from the Nostoc sp. PCC 7120 = FACHB-418 genome and includes:
- a CDS encoding BCD family MFS transporter, yielding MATSNFVPDPESGQSIKPESVKRVDLLTVFRLGLFQMGLGMMSILTLGVLNRVMIKEIGIPATWVAVVVALPLFVAPARIWFGQLSDAKPLWGYHRTVYVWVGAAIFAIASFLAVQVIWQLNNVANSSTGWVWTTQTIGWMAVLALVFAVYGLAICASSTPFAALLVDISQEDNRSQVVGVVWSMLMVGIIVGAIISGTILPSEETTVNFQPAVNNLFMIVPTIVFGLSIVATLGVEKKYSLYSQRSTLVNREDSITLGSAWKILTASPQTVLFFTFLVVMTISLFMQDAVVEPYAGEVFKMSIAQSTRLNAFYGTGILIAYGVAGFFVVPRLGKRRTTRLGCVLVAFAALLLGASGFSANPAFLKFGLVLFGLAAGFLTTGAISLMLDLTVAEAAGTFIGAWGLAQAFARGTAVVTGGAALDIGKRFLPTLELAYGFVFVLEAVGMIVSIWFLNRVSVKEFQTTTKKAIASVLESDLD